The Phalacrocorax carbo chromosome 28, bPhaCar2.1, whole genome shotgun sequence genome segment GATTATATGAAGAAATTTGGAGCAAGTCGGCAAACAGCTGCAACCCGCCCCCAGGGACGCGCGGGGATCGGCGCAGACAAAGGAGATGAGCCACAAACTTGCTTCCCTGCGTAGCTTGGGGTGGGCTGAGGAAGCGGGGAGAGCACTCGCAGGGGCgatgggacgggggagagggctgggggggcgtCGGGAAGGGGAGCGCCGGGGCTCCGCTAGGCAGGGGTGCACGGTCAAGTGACTTTGGCACTGGGGCTGCGCTGATTTCCCAGGGGTACACGGGAGAGAGAAGGTGATTTACTGGGTGCGTTTGGAGATGCTGATGTCTGGACCAGATATCGTCATCCCTCTGCTCTCGCCAGCGGCCATTCGGGGTCCGCTTGTCCCAGCAAACCCAGGCTGGGCTCAACCGGCGACTGCGGGCCTGGGTGTCCACCCTGGCTCCGAGCGAGCCCGAGCGCAGCCGGTGCGGGCAGGACTCTTCGAGTGCCAAGAGGACAGGTCCTGGTCCCTCGGCCGGAGCGGCGGGTGATggcctccctcccgccgcctccTTTCGCAGGCACGGCCACAGCCATCAACTCCTGCGCGGGGAATCTGCCACCCGCGCTGAGCAGCGCGAGGAGGCGGCGCttaaaaacaagattaaaaaaaaccaaacaaacaaaaaaaagaaagaaagaaaaagggaagctgGGCGCTCCAAGTTcaagatctcttttttttttctccttttttttttttgctggcagTTTAATTCATTTTCCCCTCCCCAACTTCCTTGTGAACTCATAAATAATAAATCCTTGCACAGTCTGAACAGCCAAGACAAACACGCGCTGGGGCACACCGCGTACAAgggtgggttggttggttttccGCCGTggccattattttttttgtttgtttcctagttttcctttcccaaaaGTGCACAacacagcaaataaataataacatttatcaataaattaattcaataaATATCCTCGTGGCACAGAGACGTGGCTGGGtgagtggaggggaaggggggctgccctgctctgttttcctctgcCGCCGTCCCGCTGAGCCATGCAGTGACGGGGAGCCGCTGCTCCGGCCCTCAGGGATCCCACATCCACCGGGGAGTCCTTGCGAGACAGAGGTAGCGATCGTTCTCCCCGCTTTTACGGGAAGGGGGAAAATGAGGTACGGAGCGAGGCATCGCTGGGAGCTGGCGGCAgaggcaggggtgggatggaTCCAGGAGGTTCTGCAAGATGCTGGGAAGCCCGTGGGGCTCGGACGCCCAGCCCAGGCAGCGGCCAACgcttcggggggggggggggggggggcaaaaagCGGAGGGTGGGACCCCAGAGGGCAGGTGCTGCTgggaccccctgccccagctctggggGTTTGTGGGTGTTCGCAGGACATGGCGCTGCCCCTCTCACCACATTTCATCTCTGGCACACCAAAGTCCGTCTCCCCCAGCACGTCCCCTCCGGGCCGGACCCCCGCCTGCCTCACGGTGGGGTTCAATGGGGAGCAGCCCCAACCCGTTCCCCACGGGCCAGGCTCGGCTCCTAGTCCGGAGCGTTGGCTCTGAGCACAGCCAGTGGTTTCTGCGCAGTCCTGGTCCCCCCACCTGGGTTCTGCTTGTGCTCTTGCCACTGCCAGTGCAAAATTAACTCTTAAAACAAACCCATAAAACAAGGCAAAACATTCACTTGCCCTGGCAGCACCAGCTGCGCCGCAGAGGAGGGACGCGGCGCTGGGGGAGCGGAGCGCCGACGTCCCCCCCGCGCTGGGGCACCTGCCACGCTTGTGACCCCGCTCCGGCCTTTTCCACCAGGAGCACCGAAGGGGAGACCGAGGAAGAGTGGGGAGGGATGAAGTGCTGCACGGGGAGGTCTGGTGCCCCCGGGGTGGATGCGTCTGTCGGTGCAGGGCCGGGCCAGGGGGGCTTCACTCTCGTTGTGCACTAGTGCAAAGGAGGGTCgggcagcagagcctgggatGCACGGGTTTGGGGAGCGGAGAGCTGAGCTTCGGGGAGACCAGATGTGCAACGCAGGGGCTTGGAGAGAGCCCGGGTGCTGCTCCGGCCTGGCGTGGGAGCGGGGCCAGCACTGCTCCGGGGACCTTGCGGGCAGCACAGCGAGCACGCCTCTCTGCTCCATCTCGAGGGCaacctgccgccgccgcccgtgGAACGCGTGGCCAGGTCCGGCCGGGTCTGCGCCGCGCTTTGCGCTTCCTTTCGGGCTGCGAACAGCCCGGGCACacacagaggagctgctccGCGCCCAAGGGTGCGCCTGGGCTGCGCTCCCTCTGCCGAGAGGAGGGTCCTGACGAGGGCCTTTCAGCGCCCAGCACGGTGCcaggggcagagcagcagcaaacgGACAAAATGCCCAGactggctgtgctggtgggaTGGCTGGTGGCAGAAGGTgcggacagacagacggacaaGACCCCGGGGCTGCTTGGTGCCGCAGTGTTTCacaggtccgtttttttgtgGCTCTTAAAAAAGAGGTGACGCACAGACAGACTTGGGCTCAGTGGCTCCCGCTGTGGGTCAGGGAGCGGACAGACTGACGGATGTGGGCTCAGGATCCCGTAGGCAGTTTTCAGTGGGATGGGCAGCAGAAGGACAGGCAGAAGTTGGGAGCGCACATGGCCAGCACAGGCTTCAGGCAGCAGATCCAGCAGGACAGACAGATGGCTGATGGACCGGACATCCAGCCTGACTCAGGCAGGatggaaagacagacagacGTGGGCTTGGTGGTGGGGAAATACAGAACATAGTTCAGGTCGGGGGTAGAGCAGACAGCCGGGGACTTGGTCCTTTTGAACAGACGGATGAACACAGGCACAGCATTTTGGACGCCCAACATGTGGTTCAGGTCGTAGATGGACAGACGGACTCGAGCTCTTGGCTCAGACGCCCAGCACATGTTCAGGTAGGAGACGTGgcggacagacagacggacgCAGGCTGGGCGGCTCAGACGTCCAGCACGTGGTTCAGGTAGGAGATATAACAGATGGCCAGGCGGAGGATCTCGATCTTGGAGAGCTTCTTGTCCGGcggcagcgtgggcagcagctTCCGCAGCTCGGCGAAGGCCATGTTGAAGGCTTCGACGCGGATGCGCTCCCGCGTGGCGTGGGCTGTCCGGTATTTGGCCGTGGCGCGCCGCCGGCGCCGCCGCTCCTCCCGACTCAGGTGCTGCAGGTCTTTCTTCACGGCCTCGCCTGGCTCGGCTATCCGGGACTGAGCGCACAAGCCAACGCCGCCGGCGTCCTCCGCGCTGCccgcgcggccgccgccgcagTCGCTGAAGACGGACTCGGACTCGGAGTGTGTCGGCGGCAGGTCGATCTCTGTCTGGTCCGAATTGAGCATCATCTTTGCGGAAGAGGGGCGGACAGAGAGACGGACGCTTCAGAGATGTGGTACGTCAGGAGGACAGGCCGGGTACGATGTCGAAGCAAAACTGCTCTGCTTTAAAGATAAGGTCTCCAGATCACAGCGAGCCCCTGGTtattctcctcctcttcctcctcatcacACACAGTCTCCGCAAGGGAATTGCaaaattttcccttttccccgGAGAACTCGTTGGGCGGGCGACAGCTTTCACAATAAATAACGTAAGGAAGGTGGCAGGatgcatataaataaaataaataaataagtaccCTCTGCGCGCGTGCACAGAGACCGCGGGCTCTTCCGTGCCAGGACCCAGTTTCGGAGCCGTCAGGTGTCAGAGCCGAACTCCTTCCGCGTGCtctagaaaacagaagcagagggGCTCTCAGTACCTCCCGGCTCCCGGCGGACGCGGGAGAGCGCGGCTGGTTGCTCCACCTGCCCTGAGGTCTTGGCCCCAACACGGAGCAGGGGACAAGCCCGTCCCCGTCGGGCTGGGATGGGGCTCCGGGTCCCCGGTCACGGGCGGCAGAGTGGGAGCCGGTGGGGAGGCTCTGGGAGAAGGTGGAAGCCATTTCTCCTGGCTCTCCGGAGAGATGACAGGTGGTGGATGAGCGAAGGGGAAAAACAGACTgcgggggagagaggaagggggggCTTATTGTATACTAAATGAGCCCGTATGTCATGGATCCTGGCACCCCCGACATATGGAACCCAA includes the following:
- the NHLH1 gene encoding helix-loop-helix protein 1 is translated as MMLNSDQTEIDLPPTHSESESVFSDCGGGRAGSAEDAGGVGLCAQSRIAEPGEAVKKDLQHLSREERRRRRRATAKYRTAHATRERIRVEAFNMAFAELRKLLPTLPPDKKLSKIEILRLAICYISYLNHVLDV